In one Syntrophales bacterium genomic region, the following are encoded:
- a CDS encoding ParA family protein codes for MRKIISIANQKGGVGKTTTAINLAATLAAAERKTLLIDADPQGNATSGLGIDLEALPEHNLYTALSGDGSLQDVVLKSRLPFLDVVGSNQDLTGVEIEFVAIEDREKKLRRLIRSSDSGYEYVIIDCPPSLGFLTLNALVAADSVIVPLQCEYFALEGLGRLLATVKLVQARLNPALVLGGILLTMFDGRNTLSRQVSEDVRRHFGDKVFQTVIPRNVRLSESPSHGLPIILYDVRSRGAVSYMELAREIMENGGSGS; via the coding sequence ATGCGTAAAATCATAAGCATCGCGAACCAAAAAGGGGGGGTCGGCAAGACCACCACCGCCATCAACCTGGCGGCTACCCTCGCCGCAGCGGAACGGAAGACGCTTCTCATCGATGCGGATCCGCAGGGGAACGCCACGAGCGGCCTGGGCATCGACCTGGAGGCGCTGCCCGAGCACAACCTGTACACCGCACTCAGCGGGGACGGCTCCCTGCAGGACGTTGTACTGAAAAGCCGTCTTCCTTTTCTCGATGTGGTCGGTTCCAACCAGGACCTGACCGGTGTGGAAATCGAATTCGTCGCCATTGAAGACCGGGAAAAGAAACTTCGCCGTCTGATCCGGTCCTCGGATTCCGGCTACGAATACGTGATCATCGATTGTCCGCCTTCCCTGGGTTTTCTCACACTCAACGCCCTGGTGGCGGCGGACAGCGTCATCGTACCCCTGCAGTGCGAATACTTCGCCCTGGAGGGGCTGGGACGGCTCCTGGCAACGGTCAAGCTCGTCCAGGCGAGGCTCAATCCCGCCCTGGTGCTGGGGGGAATTCTCCTGACCATGTTCGACGGACGGAACACCCTGTCCCGCCAGGTCAGCGAAGATGTCCGGCGGCACTTCGGGGACAAGGTCTTTCAGACGGTCATCCCCCGGAATGTGAGACTTTCCGAGAGTCCCAGCCACGGGCTGCCGATCATCCTGTACGACGTCCGCTCCCGGGGCGCCGTTTCCTACATGGAGCTGGCCAGGGAAATCATGGAAAACGGAGGAAGCGGGTCCTGA
- a CDS encoding ParB/RepB/Spo0J family partition protein, producing MSTKSSLGKGLGAMFPELLKRVDERPSYILCGIEELTPNRFQARKSFRDQEQKSLVASIRKSGVIQPIVVRRAEEGYEIIAGERRWRAAQQAGLKEVPVVIREAGDLDAAEWSIVENIQRESLNPVEEADAFRILADKFGLSQEDIAHRVAKDRSTVANSLRLLRLPSEILEGLTAGKISSGHARCFLSLEQASSQLQAYRTVIERKLSVRETERLIKGLLTKKGNKDRKKEPPGSVHLKHLETSLAERYLSAVRIRQGRKSGRIEIRFSGEEELNRLIRLLLDGKS from the coding sequence ATGTCGACGAAATCTTCCCTGGGAAAAGGCCTGGGCGCCATGTTTCCGGAGCTTCTCAAGCGGGTCGACGAACGGCCTTCCTATATTCTGTGCGGCATCGAGGAGCTGACTCCCAACCGGTTCCAGGCCCGCAAGTCTTTTCGGGACCAGGAACAGAAGAGCCTGGTCGCCTCCATCCGCAAAAGCGGCGTCATCCAGCCCATTGTCGTTCGCCGGGCGGAGGAAGGATACGAAATCATTGCCGGAGAGCGCCGATGGCGGGCGGCCCAGCAGGCAGGACTGAAGGAGGTCCCCGTCGTGATCCGGGAGGCCGGGGATCTCGACGCGGCGGAGTGGTCCATCGTGGAGAACATCCAGCGGGAGTCCCTCAATCCGGTGGAGGAGGCGGATGCTTTTCGCATCCTGGCGGACAAGTTCGGCCTCTCCCAGGAGGACATCGCCCACCGTGTAGCGAAAGACCGGTCCACCGTGGCGAATTCCCTGCGTCTCCTCCGTCTTCCTTCGGAGATCCTGGAGGGACTCACGGCGGGAAAAATTTCTTCCGGCCATGCCCGCTGCTTCCTTTCCCTGGAACAGGCGTCGTCCCAGCTCCAGGCCTACCGGACCGTTATCGAGCGAAAGCTGAGCGTTCGGGAAACAGAGCGGCTGATCAAAGGACTCCTGACAAAAAAGGGTAATAAAGACCGGAAAAAGGAGCCGCCCGGCTCGGTTCATCTGAAGCATCTGGAGACGTCCCTGGCGGAGCGTTATCTCAGTGCGGTACGGATCCGCCAGGGCCGGAAAAGCGGGAGGATCGAGATCCGCTTTTCCGGAGAGGAAGAGCTCAACCGGCTGATTCGGCTCCTTTTGGACGGGAAATCCTGA
- the dnaA gene encoding chromosomal replication initiator protein DnaA, which produces MDIIWEKATNIIQKQVSQQNFETWIQPIRVTTIEGNSIQFSVPNKFFKDWLNDNYLSLIKESLKQVSGIDLSVHFSVSKGDGRPAETPAETKKVEGKAARKAPTARYDSNLNPSYSFERFVVGSCNQFAHAAAVSVGELPAKNYNPLFIYSDVGLGKTHLLNAIGLLTTNLYPDMNVVYVSAEEFVNELISSIRYDRTPKFREKYRKIDCLLIDDIQFIAGKERTQEEFFHTFNTLHDAGKQIVVTSDKFPKDIPNLEDRLRSRFEWGLIADIHPPDIETRIAILQKKAQDNNILLSSSVAHYVASNAQSNIRELEGFLVRISAYASVTGRPIDLDLAREVLRKIVRQNERENITIDEIIRAATGKFNVKLSDLKSKKKSKNIVLARQAAMFLCRKLTNASFPDIGDKLGGRDHSTVIYAVNKIGTMIEKDVNLKKMIQDLEDALQQSS; this is translated from the coding sequence GTGGATATTATTTGGGAAAAAGCAACGAATATCATTCAAAAGCAGGTAAGCCAGCAGAACTTCGAGACCTGGATCCAGCCGATCCGGGTCACAACCATTGAGGGGAACAGCATTCAGTTCTCCGTCCCGAACAAGTTTTTCAAGGACTGGCTGAATGACAACTACCTGTCCCTGATCAAGGAAAGCCTGAAACAGGTTTCGGGGATTGACCTGAGTGTCCATTTTTCCGTCAGCAAGGGAGACGGCCGGCCCGCGGAGACACCGGCAGAAACGAAGAAGGTGGAGGGAAAGGCCGCAAGGAAAGCCCCGACTGCCCGGTATGATTCAAACCTGAATCCGAGCTACAGTTTCGAGCGGTTCGTCGTCGGCTCGTGCAACCAGTTCGCCCATGCCGCCGCCGTTTCCGTCGGGGAATTGCCCGCCAAGAATTACAATCCGCTTTTCATATACAGTGACGTCGGTCTGGGAAAGACGCATCTGCTCAACGCCATCGGACTGCTCACCACGAATCTCTACCCCGACATGAACGTGGTCTATGTGTCGGCGGAAGAGTTCGTCAACGAACTCATCAGCTCCATCCGATACGACCGGACGCCGAAATTTCGTGAAAAATACCGGAAAATCGACTGTCTCCTGATCGACGACATCCAGTTCATCGCCGGCAAGGAAAGGACCCAGGAGGAATTCTTCCATACCTTCAACACCCTTCACGACGCCGGAAAACAGATCGTCGTGACAAGCGACAAGTTCCCGAAGGACATCCCGAACCTGGAAGACAGGCTGCGCTCCCGTTTCGAATGGGGCCTCATTGCCGATATCCATCCTCCGGACATTGAGACCCGGATCGCGATCCTGCAGAAAAAAGCCCAGGATAACAACATCCTGCTCTCCAGCAGCGTCGCCCACTACGTGGCGTCCAACGCACAGTCGAACATCCGGGAACTCGAGGGCTTCCTGGTCCGGATCAGTGCCTATGCCTCCGTAACCGGACGCCCCATCGACCTGGATCTGGCCCGGGAGGTTCTCCGGAAAATCGTCCGTCAGAACGAGCGGGAAAACATTACCATCGACGAGATCATCCGTGCAGCGACGGGAAAATTCAACGTGAAGCTCTCCGATCTGAAGTCGAAAAAGAAGAGCAAAAACATTGTCCTTGCCCGACAGGCCGCCATGTTCCTGTGTCGAAAGCTTACAAATGCCTCCTTCCCGGACATCGGTGACAAGCTCGGCGGCAGGGATCACTCCACGGTGATCTACGCCGTCAACAAGATCGGTACCATGATCGAAAAGGATGTGAACCTGAAAAAGATGATCCAGGACCTTGAAGATGCCCTCCAGCAGTCTTCATAA
- the dnaN gene encoding DNA polymerase III subunit beta has protein sequence MDFCIRREYLLAGMQRTAGIVEKKTTMPILNNVLITAQTGKVTISATDLEIAMMVGYEADVRVEGTITLSARKLHELVRETQGEMVHFVKNEKDLVTITCDKAVYRIPGLGAGEYPNIAEEEGIRYFAVSSEDILELIRKTYFAISTDPLRKNLTGVLFESQKKESGAEIRMVATDGHRMAMAWKTLGPDVEFLEMEKGVILPRKGLGEIRKLLDDSNGEVRMGIHQGMCIFKTDNAMLKVRLIDSEYPDYRRVIPVEKGYFVRFERDRVLHALRRMSVISSEGYSGVIVKMTADKMVLHSTNPDVGEASEEVEVSYQDPGVEVAYNVNFLIDAIEVIGEGDGMFEIGGAKKPGIVRPVDSERYLCIIMPLKF, from the coding sequence ATGGATTTCTGTATCAGGCGGGAATATCTCCTGGCCGGAATGCAAAGAACCGCGGGAATCGTTGAAAAGAAAACAACCATGCCCATCCTGAACAACGTCCTGATTACCGCCCAGACGGGGAAGGTGACCATCAGCGCCACGGATCTGGAAATCGCCATGATGGTCGGATACGAGGCGGATGTTAGAGTGGAAGGAACGATCACCCTTTCCGCACGGAAACTCCACGAGCTGGTCCGCGAGACCCAGGGGGAAATGGTTCATTTTGTGAAGAACGAAAAGGATCTGGTCACGATCACCTGTGACAAGGCCGTGTACCGGATACCCGGCCTGGGAGCAGGGGAATACCCGAATATAGCGGAAGAGGAAGGAATCCGGTATTTTGCGGTATCCTCCGAGGATATCCTGGAGCTGATCCGGAAGACGTACTTTGCCATTTCCACGGATCCCCTTCGCAAGAATCTGACGGGTGTCCTGTTCGAGTCTCAGAAGAAGGAATCCGGGGCGGAGATCCGAATGGTAGCCACGGACGGGCACCGGATGGCGATGGCCTGGAAGACCCTCGGCCCCGACGTTGAATTCCTGGAGATGGAAAAGGGGGTGATTCTGCCTCGAAAAGGTCTGGGAGAGATCCGCAAGCTGCTGGACGATTCAAACGGCGAGGTCAGGATGGGGATTCACCAGGGGATGTGCATCTTCAAGACGGACAATGCGATGCTCAAGGTCCGGCTCATCGACAGCGAGTATCCGGATTACCGGAGGGTGATTCCCGTGGAGAAGGGATATTTCGTCCGGTTCGAGCGGGACCGGGTTCTTCATGCCCTCCGGAGAATGAGCGTCATCTCCAGCGAGGGATACAGCGGGGTCATCGTAAAGATGACGGCGGACAAAATGGTTCTTCACTCCACGAATCCGGACGTCGGGGAGGCCAGCGAGGAGGTGGAGGTTTCCTACCAGGATCCGGGCGTAGAGGTGGCCTACAATGTGAATTTCCTGATCGATGCCATCGAAGTGATCGGAGAGGGAGACGGGATGTTCGAGATCGGCGGGGCGAAGAAGCCGGGAATTGTCAGGCCGGTAGACTCGGAGCGCTACTTGTGCATCATCATGCCTCTGAAATTTTAG
- the gyrB gene encoding DNA topoisomerase (ATP-hydrolyzing) subunit B — MAENYDAESIKVLEGLEAVRRRPAMYIGSTGKEGLHHLVYEVVDNSVDEASAGYCDTIIVKIRLDNSIMVSDNGRGIPVDMHPTEGVSAAEVALTKLHAGAKFSNESYKISGGLHGVGVSVVNALSEYLELEVRRDGYLWTQSYAAGIPKAPLEQVRKSKGRGTKVTFKPDPEIFEETEFSFDILANRLRELAFLNSGIRITLTDERDERTSEFYYKGGIVSFVEYLNRHKKVLHTKPIYVDGAREDCQVEVALQYNDTYTESIFSYANSINTTEGGTHLSGFRAALTRAFNNYGTASNILKNGKESLRGEDLREGLTCVISVKIRAPQFEGQTKTKLGNSDVKGLVEGIVYEKISTYLEENPSVGRQLLGKCLDASRAREAARKARELTRRKSALEVGALPGKLADCQERDPALSEIFFVEGDSAGGSAKQGRDRKNQAILPLRGKVLNVEKARFDKMLQNEELKVIITALGTGIGQEDYDVTRLRYHKVIIMTDADVDGLHIRTLLLTFFFRQMRELIERGHLYIAQPPLFRVVDKKREIYIHNEEEMRNFVLENGVERIRLVTESGAVFTGGRLLAMIRKIMRIQSIGERFEKDGFDQDVIRLLAADQALTSGTFRSRESLQEIGERLSARLGGDGCEISFVGDPEQEENALGLRIIRPGRKNAMLLQPEVVKSAKFIELRSLLGQVTALGETPFKLSMEGEEVGNVELPSLDALVEHVMASGKKGLSVQRYKGLGEMNPEQLWSTTMNPEKRTLLQVRVDDAVVADEIFTTLMGDQVEPRRDFIYRNALYASNLDV; from the coding sequence ATGGCAGAAAATTACGATGCGGAAAGCATAAAGGTTCTGGAAGGACTGGAAGCGGTGCGCCGGCGGCCGGCCATGTACATCGGCTCCACCGGCAAGGAAGGACTTCACCACCTGGTGTACGAAGTGGTGGACAACAGCGTGGATGAGGCATCGGCGGGTTATTGCGACACGATCATCGTCAAGATCCGGTTGGACAACAGCATCATGGTTTCGGATAACGGCCGGGGCATCCCCGTGGACATGCATCCCACGGAAGGGGTCTCCGCCGCGGAGGTGGCGCTGACCAAGCTGCATGCGGGTGCCAAGTTTTCCAACGAGAGCTACAAGATCTCCGGCGGCCTCCATGGCGTCGGCGTTTCCGTGGTTAACGCCCTCTCGGAATACCTGGAGCTCGAGGTCCGGCGTGACGGCTACCTCTGGACTCAGTCTTATGCGGCGGGGATTCCCAAGGCCCCGCTGGAGCAGGTCCGAAAGTCGAAGGGCCGGGGAACGAAGGTCACCTTCAAACCGGACCCCGAGATCTTCGAAGAAACGGAATTCAGCTTCGACATCCTGGCCAACCGGCTCCGGGAACTGGCTTTCCTGAACTCGGGCATCCGGATCACGCTGACGGACGAGCGGGACGAGCGGACCAGCGAGTTTTATTACAAGGGCGGCATCGTTTCGTTCGTGGAGTACCTGAACCGGCATAAGAAGGTTTTGCATACCAAGCCGATCTACGTGGACGGCGCCCGGGAAGACTGCCAGGTCGAAGTGGCCCTCCAGTACAACGACACGTACACGGAAAGCATCTTTTCCTATGCCAACAGCATTAACACCACGGAGGGCGGAACCCACCTGAGCGGATTCCGCGCCGCCCTGACGAGGGCCTTCAATAACTACGGAACGGCCAGCAACATCCTCAAGAACGGCAAGGAATCCCTCCGTGGTGAAGACCTGCGTGAGGGGCTTACCTGCGTCATCAGTGTCAAGATCCGGGCACCCCAGTTCGAGGGGCAGACCAAGACCAAGCTGGGGAACAGCGACGTGAAGGGCCTCGTGGAGGGAATCGTCTACGAGAAGATCAGCACGTACCTCGAAGAGAACCCCTCCGTCGGGCGCCAGCTCCTCGGAAAGTGCCTGGATGCCTCCCGGGCCCGGGAAGCAGCCCGGAAGGCCCGTGAGCTGACCCGGAGAAAAAGCGCCCTCGAAGTCGGGGCTCTTCCTGGAAAGCTGGCGGACTGCCAGGAACGGGATCCGGCCCTGAGCGAGATCTTCTTTGTCGAAGGGGATTCGGCCGGGGGATCCGCCAAGCAGGGCCGGGACCGGAAAAACCAGGCCATCCTGCCGCTCCGGGGAAAAGTACTCAACGTCGAGAAGGCCCGGTTCGACAAGATGCTCCAGAACGAGGAGCTCAAGGTCATCATCACAGCCCTGGGAACCGGTATCGGCCAGGAGGACTACGATGTGACCCGGCTGCGTTACCACAAGGTGATCATCATGACCGACGCCGACGTGGACGGCCTCCATATCCGGACCCTCCTGCTCACGTTCTTCTTCCGTCAGATGCGGGAGCTGATCGAGCGGGGCCACCTGTATATCGCCCAGCCGCCCCTGTTCCGGGTCGTCGACAAGAAGCGGGAGATCTACATCCACAACGAAGAAGAGATGCGAAATTTCGTCCTCGAGAACGGCGTCGAACGGATTCGCCTGGTTACAGAAAGCGGAGCCGTCTTCACCGGGGGAAGGCTTCTGGCGATGATCCGGAAAATCATGAGGATCCAGAGCATCGGCGAGCGCTTTGAAAAAGACGGCTTCGACCAGGACGTAATCCGTCTTCTGGCCGCCGATCAGGCCCTTACGTCCGGAACCTTCCGGTCCCGGGAATCCCTCCAGGAAATCGGGGAGCGCCTGTCCGCGCGGCTGGGAGGAGACGGCTGCGAAATCTCGTTCGTGGGCGATCCCGAGCAGGAGGAGAACGCCCTGGGCCTGCGGATCATCCGTCCGGGCAGGAAGAACGCCATGCTGCTCCAGCCGGAGGTTGTCAAATCGGCCAAGTTCATCGAGCTCAGGAGCCTGCTCGGCCAGGTGACGGCCCTCGGGGAGACGCCGTTCAAGCTGTCCATGGAAGGCGAAGAGGTCGGAAACGTGGAGCTTCCGTCTCTCGACGCCCTGGTGGAGCATGTGATGGCGTCCGGAAAGAAGGGGCTCTCCGTCCAGCGCTACAAGGGCCTGGGCGAGATGAATCCCGAGCAGCTCTGGTCCACCACCATGAATCCGGAAAAGCGGACGCTTCTCCAGGTCCGGGTGGACGACGCCGTCGTGGCCGACGAGATTTTCACCACCCTCATGGGGGATCAGGTCGAGCCGAGACGGGATTTCATCTACCGGAACGCCCTGTACGCGTCGAATCTGGATGTATAG
- the gyrA gene encoding DNA gyrase subunit A, producing the protein MEQSFLQKSLPINIEDEMKKSYMDYAMSVIIGRAIPDVRDGLKPVHRRALFAMHEMGNRWNKAYKKSARIVGDIIGKYHPHGDSAAYDTIVRMAQDFSMRYPLVDGQGNFGSIDGDPPAAMRYTEVRMSRIAEELLADLEKDTVDFVPNYDESLDEPTVLPARIPELLLNGTAGIAVGVATNIPPHNLGELVNGIIALMARPEISVEELMRIIPGPDFPTAGFINGRDGILDAYRTGRGIIRLRARALIERNARTDRESIVVTELPYQVNKANLIEKISELVKEKKIGGIADLRDESDREGIRVVMDLRKDEIAGVILNQLYKHTQMESSFGIILLAIDGGQPRVFNLKEILQRFIEFRQEVVIRRTTFDLARARERAHILEGLLIALGRIDEVIAVIKASGSPAEASEALMKTFGLSDVQAKAILEMRLQRLTGLERDKIQQEYDQTMALIGELQAILDDPAKVLEVIEKELVEIRDRFGDERRTEIVASVDDIDVEDLIVEEDMVVTVSNSGYIKRNAATLYRSQRRGGRGKVGMATKEEDFVENVFIANTHHYILIFSTQGRVYWLKVYQIPQAGRAAKGKAIVNLINMSQEERVAAILPVRSFEEKKSVVMVSKKGIIKKTELLAFSNPRSTGIIAVSVDDGDELMDVKLTSGGQDIFLATRRGMSIRFQEDDVRDMGRTARGVRGIHLEEDDEVVGVDIPVEGSTMLTVSEKGYGKRTDIAEYRLQGRGGRGTINLKTVPRIGNVSGILQVMGTEDIMLISSAGNIIRVKVEEIPVIGRSTQGVKLIDLAPEEKLVGIARADKESDEKDEGNGENGHDLPGEDA; encoded by the coding sequence ATGGAACAGTCTTTCCTGCAGAAGAGCCTTCCCATCAATATCGAAGACGAGATGAAGAAGTCCTACATGGACTACGCCATGAGCGTCATCATCGGGCGTGCCATTCCGGACGTCCGGGACGGCCTCAAGCCGGTCCACCGGCGGGCCCTGTTCGCCATGCACGAGATGGGGAACCGCTGGAACAAGGCCTACAAGAAATCGGCCCGCATCGTCGGGGACATCATCGGCAAGTACCATCCCCACGGAGATTCCGCCGCTTATGATACCATCGTCCGGATGGCCCAGGATTTCTCCATGCGCTATCCCCTCGTCGACGGCCAGGGAAACTTCGGCTCCATCGACGGGGACCCCCCGGCGGCCATGCGCTACACCGAGGTCCGCATGTCACGGATCGCCGAGGAGCTGCTGGCGGACCTGGAAAAGGACACCGTCGATTTTGTACCCAATTACGACGAATCCCTGGATGAGCCGACGGTCCTGCCCGCCAGGATTCCGGAACTCCTTCTGAACGGCACCGCCGGCATCGCCGTGGGGGTGGCCACGAACATTCCCCCCCATAACCTGGGGGAACTGGTGAATGGCATCATCGCCCTGATGGCCCGCCCGGAAATCTCCGTGGAAGAACTGATGCGGATCATCCCGGGGCCCGACTTCCCCACCGCCGGCTTCATCAACGGGCGGGACGGGATCCTCGACGCGTATCGTACCGGCCGGGGGATCATCCGGCTTCGGGCCCGGGCCCTCATCGAGCGGAACGCCCGGACGGACCGCGAGAGCATCGTCGTGACGGAGCTGCCCTACCAGGTCAACAAGGCGAACCTCATCGAGAAGATCTCCGAGCTCGTAAAAGAGAAAAAGATAGGAGGAATCGCTGATTTAAGAGATGAGTCCGACCGGGAGGGCATCCGCGTGGTCATGGACCTCCGGAAGGACGAAATCGCCGGGGTCATCCTGAACCAGCTCTACAAGCATACCCAGATGGAGAGCTCCTTCGGCATCATCCTCCTGGCCATCGACGGGGGGCAGCCCCGCGTGTTCAACCTCAAGGAGATTCTCCAGCGTTTCATCGAATTCCGGCAAGAGGTCGTGATCCGCAGGACCACCTTCGACCTGGCCCGGGCCAGGGAGCGGGCCCACATCCTGGAAGGGCTCCTGATCGCCCTCGGCCGGATCGACGAGGTCATCGCCGTTATCAAGGCCTCCGGCAGCCCCGCCGAGGCATCCGAGGCCCTGATGAAAACCTTCGGGCTTTCGGACGTTCAGGCCAAGGCGATCCTGGAGATGAGGCTCCAGCGGCTCACCGGCCTGGAGCGGGACAAGATCCAGCAGGAATACGACCAGACCATGGCGCTGATCGGCGAGCTTCAGGCCATTCTCGACGACCCGGCCAAGGTCCTGGAGGTCATCGAGAAGGAACTGGTAGAGATCCGCGACCGGTTCGGCGACGAGCGGCGCACGGAGATCGTAGCCAGCGTAGACGACATCGACGTGGAGGACCTGATCGTCGAGGAAGACATGGTGGTCACCGTGTCCAATTCCGGCTACATCAAGCGGAACGCCGCGACTCTCTACCGCAGCCAGCGCCGGGGCGGCCGGGGCAAGGTGGGGATGGCCACGAAGGAAGAGGACTTCGTGGAGAACGTCTTCATCGCCAACACACACCACTACATTCTGATCTTCTCGACCCAGGGCCGGGTCTACTGGCTCAAGGTCTACCAGATTCCCCAGGCTGGCCGGGCCGCCAAGGGCAAGGCCATCGTGAACCTGATCAACATGTCCCAGGAGGAGCGGGTGGCGGCCATCCTGCCGGTGCGCTCCTTCGAGGAAAAGAAGTCCGTGGTCATGGTGTCCAAAAAGGGGATCATCAAGAAAACGGAGCTTCTGGCTTTCTCCAACCCCCGCTCGACGGGGATCATCGCCGTCTCCGTCGACGACGGGGACGAGCTGATGGACGTGAAGCTCACCAGCGGCGGGCAGGACATCTTCCTGGCCACCCGGCGGGGCATGTCCATCCGTTTCCAGGAAGACGATGTCCGCGACATGGGGAGAACCGCCCGGGGGGTGCGGGGAATCCACCTGGAGGAAGACGACGAGGTGGTGGGCGTCGACATCCCCGTCGAGGGCAGCACGATGCTCACCGTTTCCGAGAAAGGCTACGGGAAACGGACGGACATCGCCGAATACCGGCTCCAGGGACGGGGAGGACGGGGGACCATCAATCTCAAGACAGTGCCCCGGATCGGGAACGTCTCAGGGATCCTGCAGGTCATGGGGACGGAGGACATCATGCTCATCTCCAGCGCCGGCAACATCATCCGGGTGAAGGTGGAGGAGATCCCGGTCATCGGCCGGTCCACCCAGGGGGTGAAGCTGATCGACCTGGCCCCGGAGGAAAAACTCGTCGGCATCGCCCGGGCGGACAAGGAAAGCGATGAGAAGGATGAGGGAAACGGGGAGAACGGCCATGACCTGCCCGGGGAGGATGCATGA
- a CDS encoding TVP38/TMEM64 family protein: MKNRLWLRLILLAVLVAIAAWAFVHFNLADFFRDRQQTIRLLESYGPLSVVVFIILQILQVILAPIPGEVTGFIGGFLYGPVLGTLYSTIGLTIGSWLAFGLAHWFGLPLVERFVRPSLIQRYDKFMARQGTVVAFFLFLIPGFPKDSLCYILGLSHMKAGPFLVVSTVGRLVGTIGLSISGMIARDPCRENIPWMIALGIGSLAFLLAYFWRHEIIRFVRQAKPPDPPKGTP, translated from the coding sequence ATGAAAAACCGACTGTGGTTGAGGCTGATTCTCCTTGCAGTCCTCGTGGCGATCGCGGCCTGGGCCTTTGTTCACTTCAACCTGGCCGATTTTTTCAGGGACCGGCAGCAGACGATCCGCCTGCTGGAGTCCTACGGACCCCTGTCGGTGGTCGTGTTCATCATCCTGCAGATCCTGCAGGTCATCCTGGCACCCATCCCGGGAGAGGTGACGGGGTTCATCGGGGGCTTCCTCTACGGTCCCGTCCTGGGCACGCTTTACTCGACCATCGGACTCACCATCGGCTCCTGGCTGGCCTTCGGTCTGGCCCACTGGTTCGGCCTGCCCCTGGTGGAGCGGTTCGTCAGGCCCTCGCTGATACAGCGGTATGATAAATTCATGGCCCGCCAGGGGACGGTGGTGGCCTTCTTCCTCTTCCTGATTCCCGGGTTCCCGAAGGACTCCCTCTGCTACATCCTCGGGCTCAGCCATATGAAAGCGGGCCCGTTCCTGGTCGTCTCCACCGTCGGCCGGCTCGTCGGGACCATCGGCCTGTCCATCAGCGGCATGATCGCCCGGGACCCCTGCCGGGAAAACATACCGTGGATGATCGCCCTGGGAATCGGATCGCTCGCGTTTCTCCTGGCCTATTTCTGGCGGCACGAGATCATCCGCTTTGTCCGGCAGGCGAAGCCGCCGGACCCCCCGAAGGGGACGCCGTGA
- a CDS encoding archease encodes MSFYRIIDHTADLGIEVTGDTPEDVLARAAEALFDLLAERDGIRDVETRAVSAAGEDPADLLVNFLRECLYLYTGQGFLIRAARVRLGEETSLDAKVSGEPYDPGRHRLRTEIKAVTWHGASLEETPGDVKRWKGRVIFDV; translated from the coding sequence GTGAGCTTCTACCGGATCATCGACCACACCGCGGACCTGGGTATCGAGGTCACGGGGGATACACCGGAAGACGTCCTCGCCCGAGCCGCCGAGGCCCTCTTCGACCTCCTGGCGGAGCGGGACGGGATCCGGGATGTCGAGACCCGGGCCGTAAGCGCCGCGGGGGAGGACCCGGCGGATCTCCTGGTCAACTTCCTCCGGGAATGCCTCTATCTCTACACCGGGCAAGGGTTTTTGATCCGGGCCGCCCGGGTCCGCCTGGGGGAGGAGACGAGCCTCGATGCCAAGGTGTCGGGCGAGCCGTACGATCCGGGCCGCCACCGGCTCCGGACGGAGATCAAGGCCGTCACGTGGCACGGTGCATCCCTGGAGGAGACGCCCGGGGACGTGAAACGGTGGAAGGGAAGGGTGATCTTCGATGTCTGA